One Carassius gibelio isolate Cgi1373 ecotype wild population from Czech Republic chromosome A7, carGib1.2-hapl.c, whole genome shotgun sequence DNA window includes the following coding sequences:
- the LOC128017752 gene encoding zinc finger protein 280C isoform X1, with the protein MSELFMECEEEELEPWQKAIPEINLIDLDDDDDDEPIFVGEICSSKPAPNKRQGAVNQQNQSNFPVQKLSTLASSQNSPQVLSNPARVATGPTVMVRGSAPSGGNPILIPLNTTLGPQTAPQPIIINNQGYVVASPQTLNSNTSFISSLGSQYPPGTTFRVVPAPGQQIVPQVIAASKQGVIHRPQVQHIQDNVVTLSNVQAPANLSHQSQTTSGFRSTTGIVPATLAKRKTVSMPAMNSRDNGKMINDTNNIGSKGGKLDMAGENDFPFTKKCPRCQNAFAFQPLKNHMKLCCPELLDSVFPSTSKPDNQASALKVYESDKGKLIMLVSDFYYGKCEGDPSLIPKFKSNTTFKCNSCLKMLKNNIRFMNHMKHHLELEKQNSESWESHTTCQHCYRQYSTPFQLQCHIESAHSPFESTSNCKICELAFETEQVLLEHMRDNHKPGEMPYACQVCNYRSSFFTDVDNHFRTVHENTKDLLCPFCLKVLRSGHMYMQHYMRHQKKGIQRCGKCRLNFLTYKEKVEHKTHFHRTYRKPRKLDGLPPGTKVTIRASVSGAPMSSEASSKSYIIPTSPETTKQPVKTPANTTKPNVNGGKTKTTNQFSWSPSIQNNELKRLKLPRRGRNRCVECLSEVKDPYVHYPLSLRCNICKFRSSCQKAFRQHMVRFHSGSSKERFGKVRKPPRGLRSLTLVCLKCDFLADASGADQMTEHLLNRPSHSCQAILEPVTNGGSEMNRSPETHDDSKQLLPIKLNPEARDETEPIQISDVEAIPNKNNITEDGSEVLGAEKCDPDEVKDDTVEAAANDVSVEESHKSLPSEAPVSALSALTDECGVTPTDFLCKTDETEAMRTESQLEPLTPSEVLEDEATEDSQVEMNG; encoded by the exons ATGTCTGAGCTGTTTATGGAGTGTGAAGAGGAGGAGTTGGAGCCGTGGCAGAAGGCAATACCAGAAATCAATCTGATCGATcttgatgacgatgatgatgatgagccaATATTTGTCGGTGAAATCTGTAGCTCTAAGCCTGCACCCAACAAAAGACAAG GTGCTGTTAACCAACAGAACCAGAGTAATTTCCCGGTTCAAAAACTGTCTACGTTGGCATCATCACAAAATTCTCCGCAAGTGCTATCAAACCCTGCTAGGGTAGCTACAGGTCCTACAGTCATGGTCCGAGGCTCTGCCCCGTCAGGAGGAAATCCTATCCTCATCCCTCTCAACACAACTCTAGGACCTCAGACAGCCCCTCAACCCATAATTATTAACAATCAG GGTTACGTTGTGGCATCACCACAGACTCTCAACAGCAACACCTCGTTCATCAGCTCTCTGGGCTCACAGTATCCACCAGGAACCACTTTCAGGGTTGTGCCAG CACCAGGTCAGCAGATAGTGCCGCAAGTCATTGCTGCTTCAAAGCAGGGGGTCATCCATAGGCCTCAAGTGCAGCATATCCAGGACAATGTGGTGACCTTGTCCAATGTGCAAGCCCCGGCTAACCTTTCTCATCAGTCCCAAACTACTTCAGGATTTCGAAGCACAACAGGCATTGTCCCAGCAACACTAGCAAAAAGGAAAACTGTATCCATGCCAGCTATGAACAGCAGAG ATAATGGCAAAATGATAAATGACACAAACAACATTGGGTCCAAAGGAGGTAAGCTTGACATGG CTGGGGAAAATGATTTCCCCTTCACAAAGAAGTGTCCCAGGTGTCAGAATGCGTTTGCCTTTCAGCCTTTAAAAAATCATATGAAG CTGTGCTGTCCTGAATTGTTGGACTCTGTGTTCCCTTCAACATCGAAGCCTGACAATCAAGCCAGTGCGCTGAAAGTCTATGAGTCTGACAAAGGCAAACTCATCATGCTGGTTTCAGACTTCTACTACGGGAAATGTGAAGGGGATCCATCTCTGATTCCCAAATTCAAGTCCAACACCACGTTTAAGTGCAACAGCTGTTTAAAAATGCTCAAGAACAATATCAG GTTCATGAACCACATGAAACATCACCTGGAGTTGGAGAAGCAGAACAGTGAGAGCTGGGAGAGTCACACCACGTGTCAACATTGCTATCGGCAGTATTCAACTCCCTTTCAACTGCAGTGTCACATAGAAAGTGCTCACAGTCCCTTCGAGTCCACCA GCAATTGTAAAATATGCGAATTGGCTTTTGAAACGGAGCAAGTGCTTCTGGAGCACATGAGGGACAATCACAAACCTGGAGAGATGCCCTATGCCTGTCAG GTTTGCAACTACAGGTCCTCCTTCTTCACTGATGTGGATAACCATTTCCGCACAGTTCATGAAAACACTAAAGACCTGCTTTGTCCCTTTTGCCTGAAAGTGCTTCGCAGTGGCCATATGTACATGCAACACTACATGAGACATCAA AAAAAAGGGATTCAAAGGTGTGGAAAGTGCAGATTAAATTTCCTCACCTATAAGGAAAAAGTGGAACACAAAACTCACTTCCACCGAACCTACAGGAAGCCTAGAAAGCTTGACGGATTGCCTCCAGGAACCAAG GTGACGATTCGGGCCTCAGTTTCTGGTGCGCCTATGTCTTCCGAAGCTTCAAGCAAGTCCTACATCATACCCACAAGTCCTGAAACGACCAAACAGCCTGTTAAAACACCAGCAAATACAACCAAACCAAACGTAAATGGAGGAAAGACGAAGACCACAAACCAGTTCAGCTGGAGCCCAAGCATCCAAAACAATGAACTTAAAAGACTAAA ACTTCCGAGGAGAGGGAGAAATAGATGTGTTGAGTGTCTCTCAGAGGTTAAGGACCCTTACGTTCACTATCCTTTATCGCTGAGGTGCAATATATGCAAGTTCAGATCAAGTTGCCAGAAAGCCTTCCGACAGCATATGGTCAG GTTTCACAGCGGTTCTTCAAAAGAGCGCTTTGGGAAAGTGAGGAAGCCTCCACGCGGATTGCG GAGTCTTACACTGGTGTGTCTAAAGTGTGACTTTCTGGCCGATGCCTCTGGAGCTGACCAGATGACTGAACATTTGCTCAACAGGCCGTCCCACTCCTGCCAGGCCATCCTGGAGCCAG ttaCCAATGGAGGATCAGAAATGAACAG GTCACCTGAGACCCACGATGACTCCAAACAACTCCTTCCCATTAAACTAAATCCTGAGGCTAGAGATGAGACCGAACCCATTCAGATCAGTGATGTAGAAGCTATACCAAACAAGAACAACATAACAGAGGATGGGTCTGAGGTTCTTGGAGCTGAAAAGTGTGACCCAGACGAGGTAAAGGATGACACAGTGGAGGCTGCAGCCAATGATGTGTCAGTAGAGGAGTCACACAAGAGCCTTCCCTCTGAGGCTCCCGTCAGCGCGCTTTCTGCCCTCACAGATGAATGTGGCGTAACTCCCACTGATTTTCTTTGTAAAACTGATGAAACCGAGGCGATGAGAACAGAATCTCAACTGGAACCTCTCACTCCATCCGAGGTCCTTGAGGACGAAGCCACTGAGGACTCGCAAGTGGAGATGAATGGTTAA
- the LOC128017752 gene encoding zinc finger protein 280D isoform X3 yields MIASLISVFVSQAPGQQIVPQVIAASKQGVIHRPQVQHIQDNVVTLSNVQAPANLSHQSQTTSGFRSTTGIVPATLAKRKTVSMPAMNSRDNGKMINDTNNIGSKGGKLDMAGENDFPFTKKCPRCQNAFAFQPLKNHMKLCCPELLDSVFPSTSKPDNQASALKVYESDKGKLIMLVSDFYYGKCEGDPSLIPKFKSNTTFKCNSCLKMLKNNIRFMNHMKHHLELEKQNSESWESHTTCQHCYRQYSTPFQLQCHIESAHSPFESTSNCKICELAFETEQVLLEHMRDNHKPGEMPYACQVCNYRSSFFTDVDNHFRTVHENTKDLLCPFCLKVLRSGHMYMQHYMRHQKKGIQRCGKCRLNFLTYKEKVEHKTHFHRTYRKPRKLDGLPPGTKVTIRASVSGAPMSSEASSKSYIIPTSPETTKQPVKTPANTTKPNVNGGKTKTTNQFSWSPSIQNNELKRLKLPRRGRNRCVECLSEVKDPYVHYPLSLRCNICKFRSSCQKAFRQHMVRFHSGSSKERFGKVRKPPRGLRSLTLVCLKCDFLADASGADQMTEHLLNRPSHSCQAILEPVTNGGSEMNRSPETHDDSKQLLPIKLNPEARDETEPIQISDVEAIPNKNNITEDGSEVLGAEKCDPDEVKDDTVEAAANDVSVEESHKSLPSEAPVSALSALTDECGVTPTDFLCKTDETEAMRTESQLEPLTPSEVLEDEATEDSQVEMNG; encoded by the exons ATGATTGCTTCATTaatttctgtgtttgtttctcaAGCACCAGGTCAGCAGATAGTGCCGCAAGTCATTGCTGCTTCAAAGCAGGGGGTCATCCATAGGCCTCAAGTGCAGCATATCCAGGACAATGTGGTGACCTTGTCCAATGTGCAAGCCCCGGCTAACCTTTCTCATCAGTCCCAAACTACTTCAGGATTTCGAAGCACAACAGGCATTGTCCCAGCAACACTAGCAAAAAGGAAAACTGTATCCATGCCAGCTATGAACAGCAGAG ATAATGGCAAAATGATAAATGACACAAACAACATTGGGTCCAAAGGAGGTAAGCTTGACATGG CTGGGGAAAATGATTTCCCCTTCACAAAGAAGTGTCCCAGGTGTCAGAATGCGTTTGCCTTTCAGCCTTTAAAAAATCATATGAAG CTGTGCTGTCCTGAATTGTTGGACTCTGTGTTCCCTTCAACATCGAAGCCTGACAATCAAGCCAGTGCGCTGAAAGTCTATGAGTCTGACAAAGGCAAACTCATCATGCTGGTTTCAGACTTCTACTACGGGAAATGTGAAGGGGATCCATCTCTGATTCCCAAATTCAAGTCCAACACCACGTTTAAGTGCAACAGCTGTTTAAAAATGCTCAAGAACAATATCAG GTTCATGAACCACATGAAACATCACCTGGAGTTGGAGAAGCAGAACAGTGAGAGCTGGGAGAGTCACACCACGTGTCAACATTGCTATCGGCAGTATTCAACTCCCTTTCAACTGCAGTGTCACATAGAAAGTGCTCACAGTCCCTTCGAGTCCACCA GCAATTGTAAAATATGCGAATTGGCTTTTGAAACGGAGCAAGTGCTTCTGGAGCACATGAGGGACAATCACAAACCTGGAGAGATGCCCTATGCCTGTCAG GTTTGCAACTACAGGTCCTCCTTCTTCACTGATGTGGATAACCATTTCCGCACAGTTCATGAAAACACTAAAGACCTGCTTTGTCCCTTTTGCCTGAAAGTGCTTCGCAGTGGCCATATGTACATGCAACACTACATGAGACATCAA AAAAAAGGGATTCAAAGGTGTGGAAAGTGCAGATTAAATTTCCTCACCTATAAGGAAAAAGTGGAACACAAAACTCACTTCCACCGAACCTACAGGAAGCCTAGAAAGCTTGACGGATTGCCTCCAGGAACCAAG GTGACGATTCGGGCCTCAGTTTCTGGTGCGCCTATGTCTTCCGAAGCTTCAAGCAAGTCCTACATCATACCCACAAGTCCTGAAACGACCAAACAGCCTGTTAAAACACCAGCAAATACAACCAAACCAAACGTAAATGGAGGAAAGACGAAGACCACAAACCAGTTCAGCTGGAGCCCAAGCATCCAAAACAATGAACTTAAAAGACTAAA ACTTCCGAGGAGAGGGAGAAATAGATGTGTTGAGTGTCTCTCAGAGGTTAAGGACCCTTACGTTCACTATCCTTTATCGCTGAGGTGCAATATATGCAAGTTCAGATCAAGTTGCCAGAAAGCCTTCCGACAGCATATGGTCAG GTTTCACAGCGGTTCTTCAAAAGAGCGCTTTGGGAAAGTGAGGAAGCCTCCACGCGGATTGCG GAGTCTTACACTGGTGTGTCTAAAGTGTGACTTTCTGGCCGATGCCTCTGGAGCTGACCAGATGACTGAACATTTGCTCAACAGGCCGTCCCACTCCTGCCAGGCCATCCTGGAGCCAG ttaCCAATGGAGGATCAGAAATGAACAG GTCACCTGAGACCCACGATGACTCCAAACAACTCCTTCCCATTAAACTAAATCCTGAGGCTAGAGATGAGACCGAACCCATTCAGATCAGTGATGTAGAAGCTATACCAAACAAGAACAACATAACAGAGGATGGGTCTGAGGTTCTTGGAGCTGAAAAGTGTGACCCAGACGAGGTAAAGGATGACACAGTGGAGGCTGCAGCCAATGATGTGTCAGTAGAGGAGTCACACAAGAGCCTTCCCTCTGAGGCTCCCGTCAGCGCGCTTTCTGCCCTCACAGATGAATGTGGCGTAACTCCCACTGATTTTCTTTGTAAAACTGATGAAACCGAGGCGATGAGAACAGAATCTCAACTGGAACCTCTCACTCCATCCGAGGTCCTTGAGGACGAAGCCACTGAGGACTCGCAAGTGGAGATGAATGGTTAA
- the LOC128017752 gene encoding zinc finger protein 280C isoform X2 gives MSELFMECEEEELEPWQKAIPEINLIDLDDDDDDEPIFVGEICSSKPAPNKRQGAVNQQNQSNFPVQKLSTLASSQNSPQVLSNPARVATGPTVMVRGSAPSGGNPILIPLNTTLGPQTAPQPIIINNQGYVVASPQTLNSNTSFISSLGSQYPPGTTFRVVPAPGQQIVPQVIAASKQGVIHRPQVQHIQDNVVTLSNVQAPANLSHQSQTTSGFRSTTGIVPATLAKRKTVSMPAMNSRDNGKMINDTNNIGSKGAGENDFPFTKKCPRCQNAFAFQPLKNHMKLCCPELLDSVFPSTSKPDNQASALKVYESDKGKLIMLVSDFYYGKCEGDPSLIPKFKSNTTFKCNSCLKMLKNNIRFMNHMKHHLELEKQNSESWESHTTCQHCYRQYSTPFQLQCHIESAHSPFESTSNCKICELAFETEQVLLEHMRDNHKPGEMPYACQVCNYRSSFFTDVDNHFRTVHENTKDLLCPFCLKVLRSGHMYMQHYMRHQKKGIQRCGKCRLNFLTYKEKVEHKTHFHRTYRKPRKLDGLPPGTKVTIRASVSGAPMSSEASSKSYIIPTSPETTKQPVKTPANTTKPNVNGGKTKTTNQFSWSPSIQNNELKRLKLPRRGRNRCVECLSEVKDPYVHYPLSLRCNICKFRSSCQKAFRQHMVRFHSGSSKERFGKVRKPPRGLRSLTLVCLKCDFLADASGADQMTEHLLNRPSHSCQAILEPVTNGGSEMNRSPETHDDSKQLLPIKLNPEARDETEPIQISDVEAIPNKNNITEDGSEVLGAEKCDPDEVKDDTVEAAANDVSVEESHKSLPSEAPVSALSALTDECGVTPTDFLCKTDETEAMRTESQLEPLTPSEVLEDEATEDSQVEMNG, from the exons ATGTCTGAGCTGTTTATGGAGTGTGAAGAGGAGGAGTTGGAGCCGTGGCAGAAGGCAATACCAGAAATCAATCTGATCGATcttgatgacgatgatgatgatgagccaATATTTGTCGGTGAAATCTGTAGCTCTAAGCCTGCACCCAACAAAAGACAAG GTGCTGTTAACCAACAGAACCAGAGTAATTTCCCGGTTCAAAAACTGTCTACGTTGGCATCATCACAAAATTCTCCGCAAGTGCTATCAAACCCTGCTAGGGTAGCTACAGGTCCTACAGTCATGGTCCGAGGCTCTGCCCCGTCAGGAGGAAATCCTATCCTCATCCCTCTCAACACAACTCTAGGACCTCAGACAGCCCCTCAACCCATAATTATTAACAATCAG GGTTACGTTGTGGCATCACCACAGACTCTCAACAGCAACACCTCGTTCATCAGCTCTCTGGGCTCACAGTATCCACCAGGAACCACTTTCAGGGTTGTGCCAG CACCAGGTCAGCAGATAGTGCCGCAAGTCATTGCTGCTTCAAAGCAGGGGGTCATCCATAGGCCTCAAGTGCAGCATATCCAGGACAATGTGGTGACCTTGTCCAATGTGCAAGCCCCGGCTAACCTTTCTCATCAGTCCCAAACTACTTCAGGATTTCGAAGCACAACAGGCATTGTCCCAGCAACACTAGCAAAAAGGAAAACTGTATCCATGCCAGCTATGAACAGCAGAG ATAATGGCAAAATGATAAATGACACAAACAACATTGGGTCCAAAGGAG CTGGGGAAAATGATTTCCCCTTCACAAAGAAGTGTCCCAGGTGTCAGAATGCGTTTGCCTTTCAGCCTTTAAAAAATCATATGAAG CTGTGCTGTCCTGAATTGTTGGACTCTGTGTTCCCTTCAACATCGAAGCCTGACAATCAAGCCAGTGCGCTGAAAGTCTATGAGTCTGACAAAGGCAAACTCATCATGCTGGTTTCAGACTTCTACTACGGGAAATGTGAAGGGGATCCATCTCTGATTCCCAAATTCAAGTCCAACACCACGTTTAAGTGCAACAGCTGTTTAAAAATGCTCAAGAACAATATCAG GTTCATGAACCACATGAAACATCACCTGGAGTTGGAGAAGCAGAACAGTGAGAGCTGGGAGAGTCACACCACGTGTCAACATTGCTATCGGCAGTATTCAACTCCCTTTCAACTGCAGTGTCACATAGAAAGTGCTCACAGTCCCTTCGAGTCCACCA GCAATTGTAAAATATGCGAATTGGCTTTTGAAACGGAGCAAGTGCTTCTGGAGCACATGAGGGACAATCACAAACCTGGAGAGATGCCCTATGCCTGTCAG GTTTGCAACTACAGGTCCTCCTTCTTCACTGATGTGGATAACCATTTCCGCACAGTTCATGAAAACACTAAAGACCTGCTTTGTCCCTTTTGCCTGAAAGTGCTTCGCAGTGGCCATATGTACATGCAACACTACATGAGACATCAA AAAAAAGGGATTCAAAGGTGTGGAAAGTGCAGATTAAATTTCCTCACCTATAAGGAAAAAGTGGAACACAAAACTCACTTCCACCGAACCTACAGGAAGCCTAGAAAGCTTGACGGATTGCCTCCAGGAACCAAG GTGACGATTCGGGCCTCAGTTTCTGGTGCGCCTATGTCTTCCGAAGCTTCAAGCAAGTCCTACATCATACCCACAAGTCCTGAAACGACCAAACAGCCTGTTAAAACACCAGCAAATACAACCAAACCAAACGTAAATGGAGGAAAGACGAAGACCACAAACCAGTTCAGCTGGAGCCCAAGCATCCAAAACAATGAACTTAAAAGACTAAA ACTTCCGAGGAGAGGGAGAAATAGATGTGTTGAGTGTCTCTCAGAGGTTAAGGACCCTTACGTTCACTATCCTTTATCGCTGAGGTGCAATATATGCAAGTTCAGATCAAGTTGCCAGAAAGCCTTCCGACAGCATATGGTCAG GTTTCACAGCGGTTCTTCAAAAGAGCGCTTTGGGAAAGTGAGGAAGCCTCCACGCGGATTGCG GAGTCTTACACTGGTGTGTCTAAAGTGTGACTTTCTGGCCGATGCCTCTGGAGCTGACCAGATGACTGAACATTTGCTCAACAGGCCGTCCCACTCCTGCCAGGCCATCCTGGAGCCAG ttaCCAATGGAGGATCAGAAATGAACAG GTCACCTGAGACCCACGATGACTCCAAACAACTCCTTCCCATTAAACTAAATCCTGAGGCTAGAGATGAGACCGAACCCATTCAGATCAGTGATGTAGAAGCTATACCAAACAAGAACAACATAACAGAGGATGGGTCTGAGGTTCTTGGAGCTGAAAAGTGTGACCCAGACGAGGTAAAGGATGACACAGTGGAGGCTGCAGCCAATGATGTGTCAGTAGAGGAGTCACACAAGAGCCTTCCCTCTGAGGCTCCCGTCAGCGCGCTTTCTGCCCTCACAGATGAATGTGGCGTAACTCCCACTGATTTTCTTTGTAAAACTGATGAAACCGAGGCGATGAGAACAGAATCTCAACTGGAACCTCTCACTCCATCCGAGGTCCTTGAGGACGAAGCCACTGAGGACTCGCAAGTGGAGATGAATGGTTAA